In the genome of Jeotgalibacillus haloalkalitolerans, one region contains:
- a CDS encoding M20/M25/M40 family metallo-hydrolase, translating to MYQDIQHLSAPEQAEMITRKLIAMKSYTGSEGEVHKAEEIFNWISSFPYFKENPDHVWIQDIKDDPFKRKNVWAMLPGQSDKTVLFHSHIDTVGTEDFGSLQQMAHDPDRLESFFKDFPGDYRVRQEAGSGEWLFGRGSLDMQSGAAVHLVNLLQFSQEERDGNMLFLFNPDEESEHAGMLAALHELARMKKKKKLDYVAAINNDFIAPMYDGDRTKYIYTGAAGKVLPCFYIYGREAHVGDVLTSIDPTRIGAELNRRINQNIDLAEDLDGEYVLPPACLHFKDDKKDYNVQTAISAHLYFNYFVFEQTAQDVMEKLRKISIEAVYEISRESTRKYSDFRKKHGFPPSDWNFQMDVCTFSELESSLRAQGIDVEGPLNEVVKKYKGKDKREAAFALAEKLQQLDPEKTPRVLMFFAPPFLPHNYLSDKNEHGTDIMQKLEKHLKETSEAEGEEFVTKRFFPYLADGSFLSLHESDEAIEMLKRNIPRMQDLYPVPIHLIRELNIPSINIGVYGRDGHKWTERVYKPYTFGVLPGLIKRFAEDLVK from the coding sequence ATGTATCAAGACATCCAGCATTTATCTGCTCCTGAGCAGGCTGAAATGATCACAAGAAAACTGATTGCGATGAAGAGTTATACAGGTTCTGAAGGAGAAGTACATAAGGCGGAAGAAATTTTTAATTGGATCAGCTCTTTTCCTTATTTTAAAGAAAATCCTGATCATGTCTGGATTCAGGATATAAAGGATGATCCTTTTAAGAGAAAAAATGTCTGGGCGATGCTGCCGGGACAATCAGATAAGACGGTTTTGTTTCACAGTCATATTGATACTGTGGGAACAGAGGATTTTGGATCACTTCAACAAATGGCCCATGACCCGGACCGTCTGGAGTCATTTTTTAAGGATTTCCCGGGTGATTACCGGGTTAGACAGGAAGCAGGTTCAGGTGAGTGGCTGTTTGGCAGGGGCTCGCTTGATATGCAAAGTGGAGCGGCCGTACATCTTGTGAACCTGCTGCAGTTTTCTCAGGAAGAACGGGATGGCAATATGCTGTTTCTATTCAATCCTGATGAAGAAAGTGAACATGCAGGCATGCTCGCTGCGCTTCATGAGCTTGCCCGCATGAAGAAAAAGAAGAAGCTGGATTATGTTGCGGCTATTAACAATGATTTTATCGCGCCAATGTATGACGGTGACAGAACAAAATATATCTACACCGGTGCAGCGGGCAAGGTGCTTCCTTGTTTTTATATTTATGGAAGGGAGGCGCACGTTGGAGACGTGCTGACTTCAATTGACCCTACCCGCATCGGCGCAGAGCTGAACAGGCGAATCAATCAGAATATTGATCTTGCTGAAGACCTTGACGGAGAATATGTCCTGCCTCCTGCCTGCCTTCACTTTAAAGATGATAAAAAGGATTACAACGTACAGACCGCGATCAGCGCGCACCTGTATTTCAACTATTTTGTATTCGAGCAGACGGCACAGGATGTAATGGAGAAACTGCGTAAAATCTCCATTGAAGCCGTTTATGAAATCAGCCGTGAAAGCACGAGGAAATACAGCGATTTCAGAAAGAAACACGGGTTCCCCCCAAGTGACTGGAATTTTCAGATGGATGTCTGCACGTTCAGTGAGCTCGAATCATCCTTAAGAGCCCAGGGGATTGATGTGGAAGGCCCATTAAATGAAGTGGTGAAAAAGTACAAGGGAAAAGATAAGCGTGAAGCAGCATTTGCCCTTGCAGAAAAGCTCCAGCAGCTCGATCCTGAAAAGACACCGCGTGTCCTGATGTTTTTCGCACCGCCATTTCTGCCGCACAATTATTTGAGTGATAAAAATGAGCATGGTACTGATATTATGCAAAAGCTTGAGAAGCATCTGAAGGAAACATCAGAGGCAGAAGGGGAGGAGTTTGTCACAAAGCGCTTTTTCCCATACTTAGCTGACGGCAGCTTTCTCTCACTTCATGAATCAGATGAAGCAATTGAAATGCTGAAGAGAAATATTCCGAGAATGCAGGACCTGTACCCTGTGCCGATTCATCTGATCCGGGAGCTGAACATTCCTTCGATCAATATCGGTGTGTACGGTCGTGATGGCCACAAGTGGACGGAGCGGGTTTATAAGCCTTATACGTTTGGCGTACTGCCGGGGTTAATTA
- a CDS encoding NCS2 family permease has protein sequence MFRFHLKENNTTVKTELLAGFTTFMTMVYIVVVNPIILSSAGVPFDQVFLATIIATVIGTLWMALMANYPIAIAPGMGLNAYFAFSVVGTNTNITYEVAFAAVFVAGVIFTILSLTSFRKKLIEAIPDNLKHGITAGIGLFIAFIGMRMTGIIVAHPDNLVALGDLHSSSVILAFTGLAVTLILMALNVNGALFIGMIFTGAVAYFTGQLEFDGVMAVPSLPEGIIISNPIAAFGDVIQYGLFAVVFSFLLVTIFDTTGTMIGVAQQAGLMKGKSMPRARQALLADSIAATAGAMVGTSPTSAYIESSSGVAAGGRTGLTTVTVAGLFIVAAFFGPLVGAVSGVSAITAPALIIVGSLMMGSISHIKWGEIDEAFPAFLIILSMPLTSSIATGIALGFISYPILKIVKGKWREVHFLVYLFAILFAYQLVFLPH, from the coding sequence ATGTTTCGCTTTCATTTAAAAGAAAATAATACGACTGTCAAAACTGAACTATTGGCAGGCTTCACAACATTTATGACCATGGTGTACATCGTTGTGGTCAATCCGATTATTTTATCGAGTGCCGGTGTACCTTTTGATCAGGTGTTTCTTGCAACCATTATCGCAACAGTCATTGGAACGCTATGGATGGCATTAATGGCGAATTATCCGATTGCGATTGCACCGGGTATGGGGTTAAATGCATACTTTGCCTTCTCAGTAGTCGGGACGAATACAAATATCACATATGAAGTAGCTTTCGCAGCAGTGTTTGTTGCCGGGGTGATCTTTACGATTCTTTCTCTGACTTCATTCAGAAAGAAACTGATTGAAGCCATTCCTGATAACCTGAAGCACGGGATTACCGCAGGAATTGGGTTATTTATCGCATTTATCGGGATGAGAATGACGGGCATCATTGTCGCACACCCTGACAATCTTGTTGCGCTTGGTGACCTTCATTCTTCATCTGTTATTCTTGCTTTCACAGGTCTTGCTGTTACATTGATTCTGATGGCGTTAAATGTAAATGGCGCACTGTTTATCGGCATGATTTTCACCGGTGCAGTTGCCTACTTTACCGGTCAGCTTGAGTTTGATGGTGTCATGGCTGTTCCGAGTCTGCCTGAGGGAATCATTATCTCAAACCCGATCGCAGCATTTGGTGATGTGATTCAATATGGCTTATTCGCAGTGGTCTTCTCATTTCTTCTGGTGACAATTTTTGATACAACCGGCACGATGATCGGCGTTGCCCAGCAGGCGGGTCTGATGAAAGGAAAATCGATGCCGCGTGCACGTCAGGCTCTCCTTGCTGACTCAATTGCCGCTACAGCCGGCGCAATGGTCGGGACAAGCCCGACTTCAGCTTATATTGAATCCTCTTCAGGTGTTGCTGCAGGCGGACGTACAGGGCTGACTACCGTTACAGTAGCAGGATTATTTATCGTGGCTGCATTTTTCGGACCGCTTGTTGGTGCCGTTTCAGGCGTATCAGCCATTACAGCACCGGCGCTCATTATTGTCGGCAGTCTGATGATGGGGAGTATCTCGCATATTAAATGGGGAGAAATTGATGAAGCCTTCCCTGCATTTTTAATTATTCTGAGCATGCCGCTCACTTCAAGTATTGCAACAGGGATTGCGCTCGGCTTTATTTCTTATCCGATTTTAAAAATTGTAAAGGGTAAATGGAGAGAGGTTCATTTCCTTGTCTATCTGTTTGCCATTTTGTTTGCTTACCAGCTGGTATTTTTACCGCATTAA
- the yhbH gene encoding sporulation protein YhbH, which translates to MQGSIVSKEDWSLHQQGQEDQIRHSRKIQQAIKDRLPELITEENVIMSDGKKVVKIPVRSLDEYKIRYDHSKKKHIGQGNGDSEEGDIIARSGGKESGRQAGSDPGEDYVEAEVSIEEIETALFSQLELPDFKQKEEVDASKEGIQFTDIRTKGLTGNIDKKKTMMTAFKRNAMNGEKGFHPILPEDIRYKTWTETKEKESKAAVIAMMDTSGSMGMFEKYIARSFFFWLVKFLKLHYSHVEIRFVSHHTEAKEVEEETFFTKGESGGTICSSAYRKALDIIESDYPVERYNIYAFHISDGDNLTSDNERCLPLIKQLAEHCNMLGYGEVSQYHRQSSLMSVFAKSEQEDIRTFIVRRKTEVLDALKYFLSKRLSV; encoded by the coding sequence ATGCAGGGTTCTATCGTATCAAAGGAAGACTGGTCCCTCCATCAGCAGGGCCAGGAGGATCAGATCAGACATAGTCGGAAAATACAGCAGGCAATTAAAGACAGGCTTCCAGAACTGATTACAGAAGAAAATGTGATTATGTCAGATGGAAAAAAAGTCGTGAAGATTCCGGTTCGTTCACTGGATGAATATAAAATCCGTTATGATCATTCGAAAAAGAAGCATATTGGGCAGGGCAATGGAGATAGCGAAGAAGGAGACATTATCGCGAGATCCGGCGGTAAGGAGAGCGGCAGGCAGGCGGGTTCTGATCCGGGTGAAGATTATGTTGAAGCGGAAGTATCAATAGAAGAAATTGAAACAGCTCTGTTCAGCCAGCTGGAACTCCCCGATTTTAAGCAGAAAGAAGAAGTAGATGCGTCTAAAGAAGGCATTCAGTTCACTGATATCAGAACAAAGGGTCTGACAGGTAATATTGATAAGAAAAAAACAATGATGACCGCATTTAAGCGCAATGCGATGAATGGGGAAAAAGGGTTTCATCCGATCCTGCCTGAGGATATCCGTTATAAGACATGGACTGAAACAAAAGAAAAGGAATCAAAGGCAGCTGTGATCGCAATGATGGATACGAGTGGTTCAATGGGGATGTTTGAAAAATATATTGCAAGAAGCTTTTTTTTCTGGCTGGTCAAATTTCTGAAGTTACATTACTCACATGTGGAAATCAGGTTTGTTTCTCATCATACAGAAGCTAAAGAAGTAGAAGAAGAGACGTTTTTTACTAAAGGGGAGAGTGGCGGTACGATCTGTTCCTCCGCTTACCGGAAAGCGCTTGACATTATTGAAAGTGATTATCCTGTCGAAAGGTATAATATTTACGCCTTCCACATTTCAGATGGTGACAACCTTACTTCGGATAATGAGAGATGTCTCCCGCTGATAAAACAGCTGGCAGAACACTGCAACATGCTTGGATACGGCGAAGTCAGCCAGTATCACCGGCAGTCCTCTCTGATGTCAGTTTTTGCGAAGTCAGAACAGGAGGACATCAGAACATTTATCGTCAGACGGAAAACGGAAGTGCTGGATGCGCTGAAGTATTTTCTCAGTAAAAGATTAAGTGTGTAA